Within Spirochaeta lutea, the genomic segment TGAACAACTCCTAATAAAAATTCCCCGGGGCCTGGCCCCAGGCTTTCGTATAATAATACAGTTTTTCTTGTATAAAAAGGGAATATCCGGGGGAAACGCGGTAAAGTACCCGGATATCCCTGGTCACCCCGGAATCGGCTCCAGGCGTAGACATGTTACCGTGGAGTTTTGCACAATTTTACTCATTTTAGCACCATACAGTCGGCAGCAGACGCCTCAGTTGAATCCCAGAATCAAGCCCAGATTTCATCCAAGAGACCGAAGAGGGTATCCCTCCGGATGGGTTTGCTTAGGTAATAATCCGCGCCGTGGGACAAAAACCGTTTCCGATCCTCGGGAAAGGCGTGGGCGGTGAGGACACATACCCGGGCTCTTAGTTCCCCCGGTTCTTTTTTGCGCATGGCAGCGATCACATCCATACCGTTCATTCCCGGCAGCCCCACATCCATGAGAATCAGATCAAAGGGTTGGAGGGAATCTATAGACCTCTGCCACTGTTCAGCCGCTGCCAGGCCGGTTCCTGCCTCGGTAATAATCATGCCCTGAGCGCTCAGTAACCGCTGGATGTACAGCCTGTTAATGGCCTCGTCTTCTACCAGGAGGACCCGCCGCCCCTGGTACCGACCGGGGGAAGGGGTGAGCTCGGCGGTTTCTGGGGACTGGGCTGGAGGGCGGCCTGCCTGGGGTTCGGGGCGGGAGATTCCCGGGGCAGGGGTGACGGGGGACGCGTGTTCGGGTACGTCGGGAAGCTGCTCCCTGGGCGGATCATGGCGTTCCAAGGGAAGTTCAACGAGGAAGGTGCTGCCCCTGCCGGGTTTGCTGTCCACGGAGATTCTACCCATCATGAGGTCCACCAACCCCTGGACAACCGCCAATCCCATACCGATTCCCTGGTGGGTTTTGGTGTAGGGGTTCTCAAGCTGCGCAAAGGGCTCGAAGATCCGGGAAATCCCAGGATTGTCGATGCCGATCCCGGAGTCTTGAACCTGAATCTCAAGACCGTGTTTAGCCCGGATTTCCAGGCTGACATACCCGGAGTTGGTATACTTAATCCCGTTGGTTAATAGGTTTAGGGTGATTTGACTGATGCGCTGCTCGTCTCCCACCATCCAGACACCCTGAGTCTCATCCCTGTATCGGAGATCCAGGTTTTTTCGTTCTGCCAGTCTCTGGACCTGATGGATGCAGGTTTGGGCGACCCGGCTTGGCTGGAAGGGTTTCGGGGTAATGCGAAGACTATGACGGGACAGGCGGTTAACATCCAGAAGATCTTCCACAATAGCGAAGAGATTCTGTCCGCTCTGTTCCAATAATTCCAGATAGTTGGTGGTTTCCTCGTCGTAGTCGTGCTCCTGGAGCAGACTCAGCATCCCCAGAATACCGTTTATCGGTGTTCGCAGCTCATGACTGACATTTGCCAGGAATTCCTCCCTGGTCTTATTCGCCGCCTCGGCTACCTCCTTAGCAGCCCGCAATTCCATGAAGGTCTGCCGGAGCTGGGTAACATCCCGGGTCAGGGTGGCGAACTGACCCGGGCTTGCCTGGTAGGCGGAAACCTCAAAGTACCGGCCCAGTTCCCGGGCATAACTCTCAAAACAGATGCTTTCCCCCGTCAAGGCCACCTTCCCGTATTCCTCAATCCAATGCTTCTCGGTTCGGGGAAGGATTTCCAATACAGTTTTTCCCACCACCGCAGCGGCAGGCATTCCCAGAATCCCCTCCATAGCAGGGTTCACCTCTAAAAACCGGTAATCCACCGGTTCTCCTCGGGTATTCACGATGATCTCATGCAGGGCAAAGCCCTCGGACATGGTGGAAAAAAGCAGCCGGTACTGATCCCGGCTCGCCCGGAGCTGCTGTTGGCGCTGAAAGTCCCGGGTATTGTCCTCAACCGCAGCTATGGCGCCATCAAAATCCCCCGAGGAATTCTCCAATGGGGCGATGTTCACCCCTAGGA encodes:
- a CDS encoding ATP-binding protein — encoded protein: MFLRHTVSKNQVPQFAFLFLVMVILMAAAQAGLVNHRTFHLLLEFLCIFIALGIAAFTHQVHPHLRGSLLLVLGVGYGYVGVLDLLRTISNLELLTGVPGVDARISGALWIAGRGLEGGIILTAVLSGNRANRIGTWHAFSSLLSLGLVALMLLLTEPTADLGDINLVISGVMLLALVLYIRRYWTARKTSLFWYMILILVLSWLAATLYIPLRESWSGTTGAMAAQALKALSFYAVHLGILRWGVRDPAELTFSALNTERLRLVERIRHLKDSNPRTGEQGSQASRLEQLTAQVSAYLVQPGGDLSSRLTVSLEQLAELLTLDYLGFMAVDETREVIESWTGYQYPGSELSNLSRIEGFPGLDGIVDAGRDVIVPSPDEAKAVLTDGQWKWWKRQGITGAFLLPLVSTRGATYILWGVNLGSPLNFQEGLLPRLRTTGEIFAGLVLHFQMERNLESERRRLEMLALTSPAGIVVLNTQGGIVYSNPRAREILGISRGQSPLSDPVMGVRGLDGTELEAHHLPFWQVERERTVLHDLRIQVRMEGRERVLGVNIAPLENSSGDFDGAIAAVEDNTRDFQRQQQLRASRDQYRLLFSTMSEGFALHEIIVNTRGEPVDYRFLEVNPAMEGILGMPAAAVVGKTVLEILPRTEKHWIEEYGKVALTGESICFESYARELGRYFEVSAYQASPGQFATLTRDVTQLRQTFMELRAAKEVAEAANKTREEFLANVSHELRTPINGILGMLSLLQEHDYDEETTNYLELLEQSGQNLFAIVEDLLDVNRLSRHSLRITPKPFQPSRVAQTCIHQVQRLAERKNLDLRYRDETQGVWMVGDEQRISQITLNLLTNGIKYTNSGYVSLEIRAKHGLEIQVQDSGIGIDNPGISRIFEPFAQLENPYTKTHQGIGMGLAVVQGLVDLMMGRISVDSKPGRGSTFLVELPLERHDPPREQLPDVPEHASPVTPAPGISRPEPQAGRPPAQSPETAELTPSPGRYQGRRVLLVEDEAINRLYIQRLLSAQGMIITEAGTGLAAAEQWQRSIDSLQPFDLILMDVGLPGMNGMDVIAAMRKKEPGELRARVCVLTAHAFPEDRKRFLSHGADYYLSKPIRRDTLFGLLDEIWA